The Urbifossiella limnaea nucleotide sequence CCGCGGCCGTGACGACGCTCATGTGCGCCGTCGCGGGCATCCTGGCGCTGCGCGGGGTGCGCAAGATCGAGCCGATGTCGCTGCTCCGGTAGCGATTTTGTTCTACCGTACTCTGTCCTCCGGGAACGATGCCCGCCATCGCCACCACGCCGACCCTGAAGGGCGTCCGCCTCACCCGCACCTACGGCGACGGGGCCAAGCGCCGGGCCGCGCTGCAGCACGTGTCGCTCGACCTGTTCCCCGGCCAGATCGCGCTGCTGATGGGGCCGAGCGGCAGCGGCAAGTCCACGCTCCTCGCCGTGCTCTCCGGCCTGCTCGAACCGGACGAGGGCCAGGTGCTCGCGGACGACGGCGGCGAGCTGCGCGACGTGTGGGCGATGACGCAAAAGCAGCGCGAGGAGTACCGTCTCCGCACCACCGGGTTCGTGTTCCAGGGGTTCAACCTGTTCCCGGCGCTCAACGCCCGGCAGCAGCTGGAGATCGTCCTGAACTGGGGCGGCTACGCCCACGGCGGCGAGGCCCGGCGGCAGGCCGACGACATGCTCGACCGCCTCGGCCTGACGCCGAACCGGCACAAGAAGCCGGCGCAGCTGTCCGGCGGCGAGAAGCAGCGGGTGGCGATCGGCCGGGCGCTGGTGAAGAACCCGAGCTTCGTCTTCGCCGACGAGCCGACCAGCGCCCTGGACTGGGAGAACGGCCAGAAGGTGATGGAGCTCTTGCGCGACGGCGCCCACGAGCGCGGGGCCAGCATCCTGGTCGTGAGCCACGACCATCGATTGCTGCCGTACGTGGACGTATATTACCATTTGGAAGACGGCCACCTCGAAGAACGGCCGTTGACCCCGCCCGGGCACTGACGCCCGCCGCCCGCCGCCCACTGGGGAGGACCGTGCCATGACCCGGCTTCGCATGATGCGCCCGCTGCTGCTGACGGCGGCGGTGGTGGTCGTCGTCGGCAGCCTGTTGGGCGCCCGGCTGCTCGGGCCGGGCGGCGGCGGGGGCACCGACTCGTCCGTCAAGTCGCCGGCGCCCCCGGCCGCGAAGGACACCATCGGCACCGTCGTCATCGGCGACGCCGACAGCGACCCGCCGCCGGCCCGGTACGGGCTGCCGCCGGTGTTGCAGTCCGGGCAGGTGGCCGAGGTGTTCGTGAAGCAGGGCGACACCGTCAAGGTGGGCGAAAAGCTGTACAAGTTCGACTCCCGCCCGCTGGAGCGGAAGCTGGCCGAGGCGGAGGCGGCGGTGGGCACCGCCCGGGCCAAGTTGGCCGAGGCTCAGGGCGAGGCCGACCTCCACGCCACGTACGTCGTCCTCGCCGAGCAGGACGTGAAGGCCGCGCAGCGGAGCGTCGAACTCGCGTTCCAGGCGCGGCAGGTCGCGGAGTGGAACAAGAAGGACTCCTACAGCCGGCAGGGCATCGAGGCCGCGAGGTGGCCCGAGCTGCTGAAGAACGACGCCGACCTGTTCAAGCTGTACACCGACCACGCCAAGACCGAGATCGCGAGTGAACTAGCGAAGGCCAAACTCGGTGCGGTGAAGTCCGCCCAGGACAAGAAGTTGGCGAAGGTGGTGGCGGTGGCCGAGGCGGTGGTGAAGCAGGCCGAGTCGAACGTCGAGGAGGCCAAGTCGGCGGTCGACATGTGCACCGTGACCGCCCGCCGCGACGGCACCGTGGAGCGCGTGTCGGTCAGCCCCGGGGACGTGATGGGAATCAGCTCGGTGGTGCCGGCGCTGGTGCTCATTCCATCCGGGCCGCGGGTGGTGCGGGCGCGGGTGGAGGCCGAGTTCGCGTCGAAGATCGGCCCGAACCAGATCGGCCGGCAGGTCACGATCCAGGACTTCACCGACCCGAAGGTGACGTGGCAGGGGAAGGTCCGCGGCCTCGGCGGCAGCTTCCTGCCGCGCCGCGCCAACGAGGGCGCCATCGTGACGAACGAGACGCGCTCGCTGGAGGTGGTGGTGGAGGTTCTCGACGCCGCCCCGCCGGGCAAGCCGCCGCTGCGGGTCGGGCAGCAGGTGCGCGTCACGTTCGCCCCCTGAGCGGGGAATGACCAATAACCAATGACCCACCAATGACCAAGGACGGAACCGGGCGGTCTTCCTTGGTCGTTGGTGGGTCATTGGTCCTTGGTCATTCCGCGTCCTACGCGCACTGCCGCGCCCTCACCCGCGCCGCGAAGAGCTCCTTCCCCCTCGCCTTCCGCCTGCTGCCCCCGCCGAAGCGGCGCGCGATGGACGCCCTGTACGCCTTCATGCGCGTGTCCGACGACCTGGCCGACGGCCCCGGCGCCGACGCCGCGGCGCTCGCCGCCTGGCGCGCGGCACTCACCGCCGCGCTCGCCGGCCGGTACTCGCACCCCGTCCACCCGGCGCTGCACCACGCCGTCGAGCGCTACGCGATCCCGCCGCGGTTCCTGTACGACGTGCTCGACGGCGTCGCGGCCGACGTGGAGCCGGTGCGCGTCGGCACGTTCGCGGAGCTGTACCCGTACTGCTACCGGGTGGCGTCGGCGGTGGGGCTGGCGTGCGTCCGCGTGTGGGGCCTGCGGCCCGGCGCGACGTGGGCGGAGGCCGACACGCCGGCCGAGGCCGCGGGGATCGCGTTCCAGCTCACGAACATCCTCCGCGACGTGGGCGAGGACGCCGCCCGCGGCCGCGTCTACCTCCCGGCCGACGAGCTGGCGGCGTTCGGCGTCGACCCGCGGGCGTGGTCGTCGCGGGCGCCGGCGTTCGTGGCGATGATGCGCTTCCAGGCGGCGCGGGCGCGGGCGTACTACGCCGCGGCGGAAGGGTTGAACCGCTACCTCACGCCGGACGGCCGGGCGATCTACGGGCTGATGTGCGCCACGTACCGCGGCCTGCTGGACGAGATCGAGCGGCGCGGGTTCGACGTGTTCGCCGGCCGGGCGCGACTGCCGCGGTGGCGGAAGGCGGCGGCCCTGCTGGCGGCGTGGCCGGCGAGCATGGGATGGTGACAGTGGGCTGTCACCCGGCGCGGTGCGCGACGACGAACAGCCGCGGGAACGGGAGCAGCACGCGCCCGTCGACCTGCGGCGGGTACGCGACGGCGAGCCGGTCCGTGAGCACCCTCTCGAAGTGGCCCCGCGTCGCGTCGTC carries:
- a CDS encoding ABC transporter ATP-binding protein yields the protein MPAIATTPTLKGVRLTRTYGDGAKRRAALQHVSLDLFPGQIALLMGPSGSGKSTLLAVLSGLLEPDEGQVLADDGGELRDVWAMTQKQREEYRLRTTGFVFQGFNLFPALNARQQLEIVLNWGGYAHGGEARRQADDMLDRLGLTPNRHKKPAQLSGGEKQRVAIGRALVKNPSFVFADEPTSALDWENGQKVMELLRDGAHERGASILVVSHDHRLLPYVDVYYHLEDGHLEERPLTPPGH
- a CDS encoding HlyD family secretion protein; translation: MTRLRMMRPLLLTAAVVVVVGSLLGARLLGPGGGGGTDSSVKSPAPPAAKDTIGTVVIGDADSDPPPARYGLPPVLQSGQVAEVFVKQGDTVKVGEKLYKFDSRPLERKLAEAEAAVGTARAKLAEAQGEADLHATYVVLAEQDVKAAQRSVELAFQARQVAEWNKKDSYSRQGIEAARWPELLKNDADLFKLYTDHAKTEIASELAKAKLGAVKSAQDKKLAKVVAVAEAVVKQAESNVEEAKSAVDMCTVTARRDGTVERVSVSPGDVMGISSVVPALVLIPSGPRVVRARVEAEFASKIGPNQIGRQVTIQDFTDPKVTWQGKVRGLGGSFLPRRANEGAIVTNETRSLEVVVEVLDAAPPGKPPLRVGQQVRVTFAP
- a CDS encoding phytoene/squalene synthase family protein; its protein translation is MTKDGTGRSSLVVGGSLVLGHSASYAHCRALTRAAKSSFPLAFRLLPPPKRRAMDALYAFMRVSDDLADGPGADAAALAAWRAALTAALAGRYSHPVHPALHHAVERYAIPPRFLYDVLDGVAADVEPVRVGTFAELYPYCYRVASAVGLACVRVWGLRPGATWAEADTPAEAAGIAFQLTNILRDVGEDAARGRVYLPADELAAFGVDPRAWSSRAPAFVAMMRFQAARARAYYAAAEGLNRYLTPDGRAIYGLMCATYRGLLDEIERRGFDVFAGRARLPRWRKAAALLAAWPASMGW